A single Osmerus mordax isolate fOsmMor3 chromosome 7, fOsmMor3.pri, whole genome shotgun sequence DNA region contains:
- the LOC136946384 gene encoding GLIPR1-like protein 1, with protein sequence MKRPATLQGVEIQGTIQRKTTQRKAPIPGLTLRWAPLWTGLLVVCLSMAPACSQLTQEDEERLLQLHNHHRGQVEPSAANMLALRWDEKLRILAESYAVKCIWNHNPDLQEMNTGENLYVTESSLDLEQALKDWFLEHHSYDFATTDCEEGKMCGHYTQMVWAQSSAVGCATHVCDTMEGLEFKKSTFLVCNYFPAGNYPEVLPYEEGPPCSKCSSDVPSCQDSLCVPAAEPTDEPTPWEEPTSDAPDSAIAASSNPPHEPGLEPISGPGHTPGPGPTPGPRPTHGPGPTHGPGPTPGPGPTQEDREPTGTKSTEGEEGRVNEQAVERDDKEMNMSSAGMSTKPAFVTIGVVVLLSLGL encoded by the exons ATGAAGCGACCAGCCACGCTCCAGGGGGTAGAGATCCAGGGGACAATCCAGAGGAAGACTACCCAGAGGAAGGCCCCCATTCCTGGACTTACCCTGCGCTGGGCTCCCCTGTGGACTGGCCTCTTGGTTGTGTGTCTCAGCATGGCCCCTGCCTGCAGCCAGTTAAcgcaggaggacgaggagagactGCTGCAGCTCCACAACCACCACAGAGGCCAGGTGGAGCCCAGCGCAGCCAACATGCTGGCCCTG CGATGGGATGAGAAGCTACGAATTCTGGCGGAGAGCTATGCAGTCAAATGTATCTGGAACCACAACCCGGACCTGCAGGAGATGAACACTGGGGAGAACCTGTATGTCACTGAAAGCTCACTGGACCTGGAACAGGCGCTGAAGGACTGGTTCTTGGAGCACCACAGCTATGATTTCGCGACAACAGACTGTGAGGAGGGAAAGATGTGTGGGCACTACACTCAG atgGTGTGGGCGCAGTCATCTGCAGTGGGCTGTGCCACCCATGTCTGTGACACGATGGAGGGGCTGGAATTTAAGAAATCCACCTTCCTGGTCTGCAATTACTTCCCAGC gGGCAACTATCCAGAGGTCCTGCCCTATGAGGAGGGACCACCGTGCTCCAAGTGTTCAAGCGATGTCCCTAGCTGTCAGGACAGCTTATGTG TACCTGCTGCTGAGCCCACAGATGAACCCACCCCTTGGGAAGAGCCTACGTCAGACGCCCCCGACTCTGCCATTGCTGCGTCTTCCAACCCTCCACACGAGCCAGGCCTGGAGCCTATCTCCGGCCCGGGACATACCCCTGGCCCAGGGCCTACCCCCGGCCCAAGGCCTACCCACGGCCCAGGGCCTACCCACGGCCCAGGGCCTACCCCCGGCCCGGGGCCCACCCAAGAGGACAGGGAGCCAACCGGGACAAAGAGtacggagggagaagagggacggGTGAATGAACAGGCCGTGGAGAGGGACGATAAGGAGATGAATATGTCATCTGCAGGAATGTCTACTAAACCTGCCTTCGTCACGATTGGAGTAGTTGTCCTTCTCTCATTGGGGctgtga